Proteins co-encoded in one Ruegeria sp. HKCCD4315 genomic window:
- a CDS encoding translocation/assembly module TamB domain-containing protein, with protein sequence MRRFLSYPLLIGTLLLAPTAGQAQEDEGGSMIERFLQDTLSGDDQNVTVTGLQGALSSRATIAEITVADDEGIWLTIKDAVLDWNRLALIRGRFSVNALTAQEIDIARTPGTTTKDTPPPAAETQAFQLPELPVSIEIGEISISELSLGEPLIGVAAELAVNGNLSLADGTLDTNLDITRLDRAGDEIKLSAGFQNSDSQIDLDLQVTEAAGGLISTALKIPDSPPIGLTAKGSGPVSDFTADIGLSSDGQPRVTGQVRLRSAPTAAASADEGIAFTADLGGDLTPFVAENMDTFFGTKTQLFVDGRTEADGALTISDLELTSQALNLKGELQLAAGGQLQLAALQGRITPPDGQNVVLPVSGGDTSIEAAQISALFDEKNGNLWDLSLTANGIKTPQIDLQRAQISGQGTLEQGTALQLDGDLQAALDGIDLADDALNAAVGERVTLDGVFAYGSDQTVNLSGVELVGSDYELGLDAVISGLSTGLAVDGTATLQATDLSRFSDLAKMDLGGQVSARLVGQGSPLEGSFDGKLEVEGNDLSTGRDDIDPVIRGNTTITVDVKRGADGVTIRDFTLIGDTLRAQADGTVTTPGGNLTIDGQATVNAQDLSIFSGLANRELGGALQAQLNGKGAVQTLEFDGTASVTSRDIKTGMSEIDPLVSGRTEITFDGALSQDQIVIRDAKVNGTAVTAQAAATIDDPTSALAVDGEASLNIPDLSLFSGLAKRDLAGSIKTDVSGKGALGSKSFDVKGKLDANDIQTGIDAVDKLIQGRTTLTVDAQNGDEGLDIRGFRLKGTALSAEASGKLDRDAGGLSFTAALDDLGRLSDTLTGPLKLDGNVAPTSTGFEGTANLQGPDSSYAKVAGSVDTNGSADLDFDAKFNRIERFVPDFPGTIAATGNAKRDNGLWTIDAKAEGPADITSTVAGTFDETSTEADLKAQGGVNLGIANIFITPNKIDGSARFNLALKGAPALASLSGSVTTSGTSLAIPGAGQTITGISGQIDLAQSRATINLSGGVRAGGGFTVTGPVDLTPPFNAQITTALNSLVLTDQLLYETTLNGQIAMTGALAGDSSIAGQITFDETNINLAAASGAVGAAPIPEIEHVNESRPAFVTRERAGLVVTEEASQSNSRIALDISLLAPKAVFVRGRGVNAELGGRIFIGGTTTAVVPSGQIELIRGNFDILGRRLALTKGIVTLQGDLTPYIEFESSASTSDGTATIEIAGPLDSPEVNVFSDPERPAEEALAMLLFGNRFSEISPFLIAQMAASLAQLSGAGGDVTKGLRESTGVDTIDVGASESGAGRLGAGAYLGENLYTDFTVNTEGDTEVNLNLDVTDNFTVKGTVDGRGETGIGVFFERDY encoded by the coding sequence TTGAGACGGTTTCTTTCATACCCTCTGCTGATCGGCACTCTGCTGCTTGCTCCAACGGCTGGGCAAGCGCAGGAGGACGAAGGCGGCAGCATGATCGAGCGGTTCCTGCAGGATACGCTGTCAGGTGACGATCAGAACGTGACCGTTACGGGCCTTCAAGGCGCGCTGAGCTCACGGGCCACCATCGCCGAGATTACGGTTGCCGACGATGAAGGGATCTGGCTGACCATTAAGGATGCAGTGCTGGACTGGAACCGCCTGGCGCTGATCCGTGGCCGGTTTTCTGTCAACGCCCTGACCGCACAGGAAATTGACATCGCCCGCACCCCGGGCACCACCACCAAAGATACGCCGCCCCCCGCAGCTGAAACGCAAGCCTTTCAACTGCCCGAACTTCCTGTTTCCATCGAAATCGGTGAAATCAGCATCAGCGAACTGTCTTTGGGCGAGCCACTGATCGGCGTTGCGGCAGAGTTGGCAGTGAACGGAAACCTGTCACTGGCGGATGGCACGCTGGATACAAATCTCGACATCACACGCCTGGACCGCGCCGGGGATGAAATCAAGCTGAGCGCTGGGTTTCAGAACTCTGACAGTCAAATCGATCTTGATCTTCAGGTGACCGAGGCGGCGGGCGGCCTGATATCAACGGCTCTTAAAATCCCGGATAGCCCACCCATTGGGCTGACCGCAAAAGGGTCCGGGCCGGTGAGCGATTTCACGGCGGATATTGGCCTCAGCAGTGATGGCCAACCACGCGTGACCGGGCAGGTGCGCCTGCGTTCGGCCCCGACCGCAGCGGCAAGCGCCGACGAGGGCATCGCCTTTACAGCCGATCTCGGTGGGGATCTGACGCCCTTTGTAGCCGAAAACATGGATACGTTCTTTGGCACCAAGACACAGTTGTTTGTGGACGGGCGAACCGAAGCAGATGGCGCGCTGACCATCAGTGATCTTGAGCTGACCTCTCAAGCGCTGAACCTCAAGGGTGAGCTGCAACTGGCCGCCGGTGGGCAACTGCAACTGGCCGCCTTGCAAGGGCGGATCACACCGCCGGACGGGCAAAACGTGGTATTGCCGGTTTCGGGCGGCGACACGTCCATCGAAGCGGCACAGATTTCGGCTTTGTTTGACGAGAAAAACGGCAATCTGTGGGACCTGAGCCTCACCGCCAACGGAATAAAGACGCCACAGATCGATTTGCAACGTGCGCAAATCTCGGGGCAGGGAACGCTGGAACAAGGGACGGCCCTGCAACTGGATGGCGATCTTCAGGCTGCTCTGGACGGGATCGACCTGGCTGACGATGCGCTGAACGCAGCCGTGGGCGAGCGCGTCACGCTGGATGGTGTGTTCGCCTATGGCAGTGATCAAACGGTCAATCTGTCCGGCGTGGAGCTGGTTGGTTCTGATTACGAACTGGGGCTGGACGCGGTGATCAGCGGCCTGTCCACAGGTCTGGCCGTAGATGGCACGGCCACGTTGCAGGCGACGGACTTGTCGCGGTTTTCGGATCTGGCAAAGATGGATCTTGGGGGCCAGGTGTCTGCACGGCTTGTGGGGCAAGGCTCTCCGCTGGAAGGCAGCTTTGACGGCAAGCTAGAGGTCGAAGGAAATGACCTGTCCACCGGACGCGACGACATCGACCCGGTCATTCGCGGCAACACCACAATCACTGTAGACGTCAAGCGGGGTGCAGATGGCGTAACGATCCGGGATTTCACACTGATCGGGGACACCCTGCGTGCACAGGCTGACGGCACAGTTACCACGCCCGGTGGCAATCTGACCATCGACGGGCAGGCCACGGTCAATGCTCAGGACCTCTCTATCTTCTCGGGCCTTGCAAATCGCGAGCTTGGCGGTGCCTTACAAGCACAGCTCAACGGTAAGGGCGCGGTTCAGACGCTGGAATTCGATGGGACCGCCAGCGTGACGAGCCGGGACATCAAAACCGGCATGTCTGAAATCGACCCCCTGGTTTCGGGTCGGACCGAGATCACCTTTGACGGTGCGCTCAGCCAGGATCAAATCGTGATCCGCGACGCCAAGGTGAACGGAACCGCCGTTACGGCACAAGCGGCAGCCACAATCGACGATCCGACAAGTGCGCTGGCTGTGGATGGCGAAGCCAGCCTGAACATCCCCGATCTGTCTCTGTTCTCGGGCCTTGCCAAACGCGACCTTGCCGGGTCAATCAAAACCGATGTTTCGGGCAAAGGTGCGTTAGGAAGCAAAAGCTTTGATGTGAAAGGCAAACTGGATGCGAACGACATCCAGACTGGAATCGACGCTGTCGACAAACTGATCCAAGGGCGCACCACCCTGACCGTGGACGCGCAAAATGGCGATGAAGGGCTTGATATCCGCGGTTTCCGGTTGAAGGGAACCGCCCTGTCGGCTGAGGCGTCTGGGAAACTCGATCGGGATGCCGGGGGGTTGAGCTTTACTGCTGCGCTGGACGACTTGGGCCGACTGTCTGACACTCTGACAGGGCCATTGAAACTGGATGGAAACGTCGCGCCCACAAGCACAGGCTTTGAAGGCACAGCCAATCTGCAAGGACCGGACAGCTCTTATGCCAAAGTCGCGGGCTCAGTGGATACGAACGGCTCAGCCGACTTGGACTTCGACGCAAAATTCAACCGCATTGAGCGGTTCGTCCCTGATTTCCCGGGCACCATCGCAGCGACGGGCAATGCAAAGCGGGACAATGGGCTTTGGACCATCGACGCCAAAGCAGAAGGGCCTGCCGACATCACCAGCACTGTTGCAGGAACCTTCGATGAAACCAGCACTGAAGCCGATCTTAAGGCGCAAGGCGGCGTCAACCTTGGGATAGCAAATATCTTTATTACACCCAACAAGATCGACGGGTCGGCACGTTTCAATCTGGCCCTGAAAGGGGCACCTGCACTGGCGTCGCTCAGCGGATCTGTCACGACCTCTGGCACATCTCTTGCCATTCCCGGTGCAGGCCAAACGATCACCGGTATCAGCGGCCAGATCGATCTGGCGCAAAGTCGTGCAACCATCAACCTCAGTGGTGGAGTGCGCGCCGGCGGCGGCTTTACCGTTACCGGACCTGTTGACCTTACACCGCCTTTCAACGCACAGATTACGACAGCGTTGAACAGCCTCGTGCTGACGGATCAGCTGCTCTATGAGACTACCTTGAATGGCCAGATCGCAATGACCGGGGCGCTGGCCGGAGACAGTTCGATTGCCGGGCAAATCACATTCGATGAAACCAATATCAATCTCGCGGCCGCTTCCGGCGCGGTCGGGGCGGCACCGATCCCCGAGATTGAACATGTCAATGAAAGCCGCCCGGCCTTTGTCACCCGAGAACGCGCGGGGCTGGTTGTTACAGAAGAGGCCAGCCAAAGCAATTCCAGAATTGCGCTGGACATCAGCCTGCTGGCCCCCAAGGCCGTGTTCGTCCGAGGACGGGGCGTAAACGCAGAGTTGGGTGGCCGGATCTTCATCGGCGGCACCACCACTGCCGTTGTTCCGTCCGGCCAGATCGAACTAATCCGAGGCAATTTCGACATTCTGGGCCGCCGGTTGGCCCTGACGAAAGGCATCGTTACCCTCCAAGGCGACCTGACGCCTTATATCGAGTTTGAGTCTTCGGCCAGTACGTCGGACGGAACTGCCACAATCGAAATTGCGGGGCCTTTGGATTCGCCCGAGGTCAACGTGTTCTCTGACCCCGAACGCCCGGCCGAAGAAGCGCTTGCGATGCTGCTGTTCGGGAATCGGTTCTCGGAGATTTCACCATTCCTGATTGCGCAGATGGCCGCCTCGCTGGCCCAACTCAGCGGCGCGGGTGGTGATGTCACCAAGGGGCTGCGGGAATCCACCGGCGTGGATACAATCGACGTCGGCGCTTCGGAAAGTGGCGCGGGCCGGTTGGGGGCTGGCGCCTATCTGGGTGAAAACCTGTACACCGACTTCACGGTCAATACGGAAGGCGATACCGAGGTGAACCTGAACCTGGATGTGACAGACAATTTCACGGTCAAGGGCACGGTTGATGGCCGCGGCGAAACTGGCATCGGGGTGTTTTTCGAACGCGACTATTAA
- a CDS encoding autotransporter assembly complex family protein produces MQGSKPQGRLRRWLSVAVVALAPNVSLALETSLTAPGASKELVERLKETSSVTTAEERGLDTPLEILSAALSDYRTIVQILYDEGYFSPVVSIKLDGQEAAEMSSLTVPAKIDRAVINVETGPSFKFGTATVQPLAPDTVLPEEFATGKLATTGAIQQATSAGVQGWRDAGHAKAGVAGQKVIARHSQAQLDAQVTLEPGRRLTFGKMFIQGDTDVRHRSIEKIAGFPSGEVYSPEKIQKVGTRLRRTGTFNVVSLQERETPNPDGTLDFDATFEDLPKRRITFGVELASRDGVDVTATWAHRNMFKRAERLRFEAAIRNIGGAENIDGRIGLRLDQPDRLGPDDNTFWSALLERRNTENYNVSVASLAYGARRTFSDNLYAEASAGFQWSDADDAYGSGRKFRYFIVPFRSEWDERDSKVSATRGFYLDSQVMPFVGISGTDTGIRLFFDGRAYTSLGTGGRIVLAGRAQLGSVIGPPADGVTPDFLFFSGGAGTVRGQPYESLGIPVGTGIAGGKSFIGLSGEIRGKVTDSLSLVGFYDYGVVDTSSFIGSGAEDHAGAGIGVRYDLGGFGPLRFDLAYPVSGPTGDGLQFYIGIGQAF; encoded by the coding sequence ATGCAAGGGAGCAAGCCGCAAGGCCGTCTGAGGCGCTGGCTGAGTGTCGCTGTTGTGGCGTTGGCTCCAAACGTGTCACTGGCATTGGAAACCTCTCTGACCGCACCGGGTGCGTCCAAAGAACTGGTGGAGCGCCTGAAAGAGACGTCATCCGTCACCACCGCCGAAGAGCGCGGCCTGGATACCCCGCTTGAAATCCTGTCCGCCGCATTGTCGGATTACCGCACGATTGTGCAGATCCTGTATGACGAGGGGTATTTCAGCCCGGTAGTCAGCATCAAACTGGACGGCCAGGAAGCCGCGGAAATGAGTTCGCTGACCGTTCCGGCAAAGATCGACCGGGCGGTGATTAACGTTGAAACCGGGCCCAGCTTTAAATTCGGCACCGCCACTGTACAGCCGTTGGCGCCTGACACCGTTCTGCCGGAAGAGTTCGCAACCGGCAAACTGGCAACAACCGGCGCTATTCAACAGGCCACTTCAGCTGGCGTGCAAGGGTGGCGGGATGCAGGCCATGCCAAGGCTGGGGTCGCGGGGCAGAAAGTCATCGCACGGCATTCTCAGGCGCAGTTGGACGCTCAGGTCACGCTGGAACCGGGGCGCAGGCTGACATTCGGTAAAATGTTCATCCAGGGCGACACGGATGTGCGCCACAGATCCATCGAAAAGATCGCTGGGTTTCCAAGTGGAGAGGTGTATTCGCCTGAAAAGATTCAAAAGGTCGGAACACGTCTGCGCCGCACCGGCACGTTCAACGTCGTTTCACTGCAAGAGCGTGAGACACCAAATCCAGATGGCACGTTAGACTTTGATGCAACTTTCGAAGACCTGCCCAAACGTCGCATAACCTTTGGTGTTGAGCTTGCCTCGCGCGATGGTGTTGACGTGACAGCGACCTGGGCCCATCGCAATATGTTCAAACGTGCCGAGCGCTTACGCTTTGAAGCCGCGATACGCAACATCGGCGGGGCCGAGAACATCGACGGCCGGATCGGCTTGCGCCTGGATCAACCGGATCGCCTCGGCCCGGACGACAACACATTCTGGAGCGCGCTACTGGAACGGCGCAACACTGAAAACTACAACGTGTCGGTTGCGTCGCTGGCCTACGGTGCGCGTCGCACCTTCTCGGACAACCTCTATGCCGAAGCCTCTGCCGGTTTTCAGTGGTCGGATGCTGATGATGCGTATGGAAGCGGTCGCAAGTTCAGGTATTTCATCGTGCCGTTCCGCTCGGAATGGGACGAACGCGACAGTAAAGTCAGCGCCACACGGGGCTTTTATCTTGATTCACAAGTCATGCCCTTTGTTGGTATTTCCGGTACCGACACGGGCATCCGCCTGTTTTTTGATGGTCGGGCTTATACCAGCTTGGGGACAGGGGGTCGGATCGTTTTGGCCGGGCGCGCGCAGCTGGGTTCCGTAATTGGTCCCCCTGCCGATGGCGTCACGCCTGACTTCCTTTTCTTCTCGGGCGGTGCGGGAACCGTTCGCGGGCAACCCTATGAAAGCCTTGGCATTCCGGTTGGAACCGGCATCGCAGGCGGCAAGTCGTTTATCGGCTTGTCAGGTGAAATTCGCGGCAAGGTCACCGATAGCCTGTCACTGGTCGGGTTTTATGACTACGGTGTTGTCGATACGTCTTCGTTCATTGGCAGTGGTGCGGAAGATCACGCTGGAGCTGGGATTGGTGTAAGATACGATCTGGGCGGATTTGGACCTTTACGATTTGATCTCGCCTATCCGGTGAGTGGTCCCACCGGCGACGGCCTGCAGTTTTACATCGGGATCGGACAGGCGTTTTGA
- a CDS encoding urate hydroxylase PuuD: protein MYDFAVFWDWMAFAVRWLHVITAMAWIGSSFYFIALDLGLNRNIPGPADGEEWQVHGGGFYHIQKYLVAPERMPDHLTWFKWESYSTWLSGAALLMIVYWVGGELYLIDVEKADLALWQGILISAASLTVGWLVYDFLCKSGLGERPTLLMVLLFVLLVAMGWGYNQIFTGRAMMLHLGAFTATIMTANVFFIIMPNQRIVVDDLKNGRTPDPKYGKIAKLRSTHNNYLTLPVLFLMLSNHYPLAFATEYNWIIAALVFLMGVTIRHYFNTRHARAGNPTWTWLATALLFIAIMWLSTAPMYQPLEEAEAQPLTPYEQKFADADGFEDAHDIVLGRCSMCHAREPVWEGILWAPKGVLLETEADIARNAQQIYLQAGVTHAMPPANVTYMEPEDRQAIIRWVRNAGL from the coding sequence ATGTACGACTTTGCCGTGTTCTGGGACTGGATGGCGTTTGCCGTGCGCTGGTTGCACGTTATCACCGCCATGGCCTGGATCGGATCCTCATTTTACTTCATCGCGCTCGACCTGGGTCTGAACCGCAACATTCCGGGTCCGGCGGATGGCGAGGAATGGCAGGTGCATGGCGGCGGCTTCTACCATATCCAAAAGTATCTGGTGGCCCCCGAACGGATGCCGGATCACCTGACCTGGTTCAAATGGGAAAGTTATTCGACATGGCTCAGCGGTGCCGCGCTGCTGATGATCGTTTATTGGGTCGGTGGAGAGCTGTATCTGATCGATGTGGAAAAGGCTGATCTGGCCCTTTGGCAAGGCATTCTGATCTCGGCCGCCTCGCTGACGGTTGGATGGCTTGTCTATGATTTTCTGTGCAAATCAGGGCTTGGGGAACGCCCCACTTTGCTGATGGTTTTGCTGTTCGTTTTGTTAGTGGCCATGGGTTGGGGGTACAACCAGATCTTCACCGGGCGTGCGATGATGCTTCATCTGGGCGCGTTCACTGCCACGATCATGACGGCAAACGTGTTCTTCATCATCATGCCCAATCAACGCATTGTGGTGGATGATCTGAAAAACGGGCGCACACCGGATCCGAAATACGGCAAGATCGCCAAGCTGCGCTCAACCCACAACAACTACCTGACATTGCCCGTCCTGTTCCTGATGCTGTCCAACCATTACCCGCTGGCTTTTGCGACGGAATACAACTGGATCATCGCAGCGCTGGTTTTCCTGATGGGCGTGACCATCCGGCACTATTTCAACACCCGCCATGCCCGCGCCGGTAATCCCACCTGGACGTGGCTGGCCACCGCACTGCTGTTCATTGCCATCATGTGGCTATCGACAGCCCCCATGTACCAGCCGCTGGAAGAGGCAGAGGCACAGCCGCTAACACCTTATGAACAGAAATTTGCTGATGCGGACGGGTTCGAAGACGCCCATGACATTGTTCTTGGGCGTTGTTCAATGTGTCACGCGCGCGAGCCGGTCTGGGAGGGCATTCTTTGGGCCCCGAAAGGTGTGCTATTGGAAACCGAGGCCGATATTGCCCGAAACGCGCAGCAAATCTATCTGCAGGCTGGTGTGACGCATGCGATGCCTCCGGCAAACGTAACCTATATGGAACCTGAAGACCGCCAAGCCATCATCAGATGGGTGCGCAACGCCGGACTGTAG
- a CDS encoding LysR family transcriptional regulator → MSYLDNIRTFVRVYDLGSMSAAGRDLRISPAVTSARISQLEDHLGVRLFQRTTRNLSPTEQGKAFYPGAVAVLDAVDDAEAKVTHLTEAPRGSLFAAAPLGVGRRLLAPHVPDFLAAYPEVDVRLRLTDRSVDLTTEGLDLAFFIGQPEDSTLRIRKIADCQRVLCAAPDYVLRRGMPSSGADLVADKHECLNLRFPGAAEFQWMLETPEGPKRFAVSGRFECDDGDVLTDWALSGQGIAMKPVFEVAEHLKSGRLVPVATATPPVPVQMACLYTHRRHQDPKARLFMDFMIERIGKIVRSAELPA, encoded by the coding sequence ATGTCCTATCTCGATAACATCCGCACCTTTGTCAGGGTCTACGATCTGGGCAGCATGTCCGCCGCGGGGCGAGACCTGCGAATTTCTCCGGCTGTGACTTCAGCGCGGATTTCTCAGCTTGAGGATCACTTAGGCGTACGCCTTTTTCAGCGCACGACCCGCAATCTGTCTCCGACCGAGCAAGGCAAAGCGTTTTATCCCGGAGCTGTCGCGGTTCTGGATGCGGTGGATGATGCCGAGGCTAAGGTGACCCATCTGACCGAAGCCCCACGTGGATCATTGTTTGCGGCGGCGCCGCTGGGGGTGGGTCGCCGTCTGCTGGCACCGCATGTTCCTGATTTTCTGGCTGCGTACCCAGAAGTAGACGTGCGCTTGCGCCTGACGGACCGGTCTGTCGACCTGACAACCGAAGGGCTGGATCTGGCGTTCTTTATCGGCCAACCCGAAGACAGCACCCTGCGCATCCGTAAGATCGCAGACTGTCAGCGGGTGCTTTGTGCCGCCCCCGACTATGTGTTGCGGCGCGGAATGCCATCAAGCGGGGCTGATCTGGTCGCCGACAAACATGAATGCCTGAACCTGCGCTTTCCGGGGGCGGCTGAGTTTCAATGGATGCTGGAAACCCCCGAGGGACCGAAACGTTTTGCGGTGTCGGGTCGGTTTGAATGTGATGACGGAGACGTGTTGACGGATTGGGCTTTGTCAGGGCAAGGGATTGCAATGAAACCCGTTTTTGAGGTCGCCGAACACCTCAAATCCGGGCGTCTTGTTCCGGTTGCAACCGCAACACCACCGGTTCCCGTGCAGATGGCATGTCTTTACACGCACCGGCGACATCAAGACCCGAAGGCGCGTTTGTTCATGGATTTCATGATCGAACGGATCGGAAAAATCGTCCGCAGTGCCGAGCTACCCGCTTAA
- the uraH gene encoding hydroxyisourate hydrolase, whose protein sequence is MAGYLTTHVLDTARGCPAEGLKIALYRVSGNSHRKLVEMVTNADGRTDSPILPQDAFKTGTYELIFFAGDYLRATGQDGDDPLFLDQVPIRFGMSDAEAHYHVPLLLSPYGYSTYRGS, encoded by the coding sequence GTGGCAGGCTATTTGACAACCCATGTTCTGGATACCGCACGTGGCTGCCCTGCTGAGGGGCTGAAAATCGCGCTTTACCGCGTTTCCGGCAACTCTCATCGCAAACTAGTTGAGATGGTAACCAACGCGGATGGCCGAACCGACAGCCCAATATTGCCGCAGGACGCGTTTAAAACAGGCACTTACGAACTGATTTTCTTTGCAGGCGACTACCTGCGTGCAACAGGTCAGGACGGAGACGATCCCTTGTTTCTGGATCAGGTACCCATCCGGTTCGGCATGTCCGATGCAGAGGCGCATTACCATGTCCCGCTTCTGCTTTCGCCCTACGGCTATTCGACCTATCGCGGAAGCTGA
- the puuE gene encoding allantoinase PuuE — protein sequence MQPPRYPRDMIGYGAHPPQAKWPGGAKLAVQIVLNYEEGGENCVLHGDDASEAFLSEIVGAAQWPGQRHWNMESIYEYGARAGFWRLHRLMKDLPITVYGVATSLARSPDQVAAMKSAGWEIASHGLKWVEHKDMTPDEERAQIAEAIRLHTEVVGERPRGWYTGRCSENTVRLVAEEGGFAYVADTYADDLPYWMQTGGRDQLIVPYTLDCNDMRFATPQGFNSGDQFFAYLKDSFDALYAEGEAGVPKMLSIGLHCRLIGRPGRVMALKRFLDYARGFADVWFTTRLQIAQHWATTHPPVHRVRPSQMDRTAFVEAFGGIFEHSAWIAERAFDLELGPAHDTAGGLHNALTRMFRSASEDERLGVLTAHPDLAGKLAQAKRLTQESTSEQASAGLDALTDAERETFTDLNQRYTQTFGFPFIIAVRDHNKASILEAFQRRIEQDRTTEFAEACRQVERIAEFRLRDVLPA from the coding sequence ATGCAGCCGCCGCGTTACCCCCGGGACATGATCGGATACGGAGCACACCCTCCGCAGGCGAAGTGGCCGGGCGGGGCCAAGTTGGCTGTGCAGATCGTGCTGAATTATGAGGAAGGCGGCGAAAACTGCGTGCTGCACGGCGATGACGCGTCCGAGGCGTTTTTGTCCGAGATCGTGGGGGCCGCGCAATGGCCGGGTCAGCGGCATTGGAATATGGAATCGATCTATGAATACGGCGCGCGCGCCGGTTTCTGGCGTTTGCATCGGCTGATGAAGGATCTTCCGATCACGGTTTATGGCGTGGCCACATCTCTGGCGCGTTCGCCCGATCAAGTGGCGGCGATGAAATCCGCTGGTTGGGAAATTGCCAGCCACGGCCTCAAATGGGTCGAACACAAAGATATGACCCCAGACGAAGAACGTGCACAAATAGCCGAGGCCATACGTCTGCACACAGAAGTTGTCGGTGAACGCCCGCGCGGCTGGTACACGGGGCGCTGTTCCGAAAACACAGTGCGTCTGGTCGCGGAAGAGGGCGGGTTTGCCTATGTTGCAGACACCTATGCGGACGACCTTCCCTATTGGATGCAGACCGGAGGGCGGGATCAGTTGATCGTGCCTTACACGCTGGATTGCAACGACATGCGTTTTGCCACCCCGCAGGGGTTCAATTCGGGTGATCAGTTCTTCGCGTACCTGAAAGACAGTTTTGACGCACTGTACGCTGAGGGTGAGGCGGGCGTTCCCAAGATGCTCTCGATCGGTTTGCATTGCCGCCTGATTGGCCGACCGGGGCGTGTGATGGCGCTGAAACGGTTCTTGGACTATGCACGGGGATTTGCCGATGTCTGGTTCACAACGCGATTGCAAATCGCGCAACACTGGGCAACCACCCATCCGCCGGTGCATCGCGTGCGTCCGTCACAGATGGACCGCACCGCGTTTGTCGAGGCATTTGGCGGTATTTTTGAGCATTCGGCCTGGATTGCTGAACGCGCCTTTGATCTGGAGCTGGGCCCGGCACATGACACTGCTGGTGGGCTGCACAACGCGTTGACGCGCATGTTCCGTTCGGCTTCAGAAGACGAGCGTTTGGGCGTTCTGACCGCACATCCGGATTTGGCGGGTAAGCTGGCGCAGGCCAAACGGCTGACACAGGAAAGCACGTCAGAGCAAGCCTCGGCCGGGTTGGACGCGCTGACCGATGCCGAGCGCGAGACGTTTACTGATCTGAACCAGCGCTACACGCAGACCTTCGGGTTCCCCTTCATAATTGCGGTACGGGACCATAACAAAGCGTCGATCCTCGAAGCCTTCCAGCGACGTATTGAACAGGATCGCACGACGGAATTTGCCGAAGCCTGCCGTCAGGTTGAACGGATCGCCGAGTTCCGGTTGCGGGATGTATTGCCCGCATGA
- a CDS encoding ureidoglycolate lyase: protein MTRQIVTEIISADAFAPFGDLIEASGPPDKIINQEQCGRFHDRAQLDFSDGRAGLSLFNANPRSLPYTLEMVERHPDGSQAFIPMTHQPFLVIVATDNVGEPGVPRAFITKPGQMVNYHRGTWHGVLTPLRGPGLFAVVDRIGTGSNLEEHWFDTPYEVVPKPNEAAG from the coding sequence ATGACCCGGCAGATCGTGACAGAAATAATCTCGGCAGACGCATTTGCCCCATTTGGAGATTTGATCGAGGCGTCTGGGCCGCCCGACAAGATCATCAACCAGGAACAATGCGGGCGGTTTCATGACCGCGCGCAGTTGGATTTTTCTGATGGCCGGGCTGGGCTGAGCCTGTTCAATGCCAACCCCCGTTCACTGCCCTACACGCTTGAGATGGTCGAGCGCCATCCTGACGGCAGTCAGGCTTTCATTCCCATGACGCATCAGCCTTTTCTGGTGATCGTCGCGACCGACAATGTCGGGGAACCGGGCGTCCCGCGCGCGTTCATAACCAAGCCGGGCCAGATGGTGAATTACCACCGCGGAACGTGGCATGGCGTTCTGACACCTCTGCGTGGCCCGGGTCTGTTTGCGGTGGTGGACAGGATCGGCACCGGCTCAAATCTGGAAGAACACTGGTTCGACACACCCTATGAGGTGGTGCCGAAACCCAATGAAGCCGCGGGATAA